From one Flavobacterium kingsejongi genomic stretch:
- a CDS encoding porin family protein, with translation MRTHKCLLFLSLILSFIALSGKAQTLSPVHFGIKGGGNFSSLSLSDTRLDSKFSGGYFAGAMVRVDLRKVYIQGDVLFAQKKSKIETNDGRTEDAKWKSIEVPLVIGYKIVDLSLLNVRVFGGGVYSYVMDDNISILNNVNNSYREFDKSNVGYQLGAGVDISRFTIDLRYEGGLNNLSKDFKSKPNSFSLSLGYFFI, from the coding sequence ATGAGAACACACAAATGCCTCCTATTCCTAAGCCTTATCCTGAGTTTTATCGCCCTATCCGGAAAGGCACAAACCCTTTCTCCTGTACATTTCGGAATCAAAGGTGGTGGGAATTTCAGCAGCCTTTCTTTATCGGATACACGACTGGACTCTAAATTCTCTGGTGGTTATTTTGCCGGAGCTATGGTTCGTGTTGATTTGCGAAAAGTATATATCCAGGGTGACGTTTTATTTGCACAAAAAAAATCCAAAATCGAAACGAACGATGGCAGAACTGAAGATGCGAAATGGAAAAGCATCGAAGTGCCATTGGTAATTGGGTATAAAATTGTAGATCTTTCTTTGCTGAATGTACGTGTTTTTGGTGGTGGTGTATATTCTTATGTCATGGATGACAACATCTCTATCCTGAATAACGTAAACAATTCCTACCGTGAATTTGACAAATCGAATGTGGGGTACCAGCTTGGAGCCGGAGTAGATATTTCCCGCTTTACCATCGATCTTCGTTATGAAGGCGGACTGAATAACCTGAGTAAGGATTTTAAATCCAAACCAAATTCTTTTAGCCTGAGCCTGGGGTATTTCTTTATTTAA
- a CDS encoding DUF47 domain-containing protein, whose product MNLNSIFQFFVPKDKKFFPLFEEATANLVKLAETLHEAVNAPLAEREILYKLIEELEQKGEDITHKTNLELSVNFITPFDREDIHSLASSIDGVANYIYGAASRMRLYQVDKITKSIRKLTEINLEACQLIQVAIVDLKSMNKIKSITAACARINKLENKSDNVYDRAVADLFENETDAKNIMKYKEVLSALESGMDKCKSVANVLESISVKHS is encoded by the coding sequence ATGAATCTCAATAGTATTTTCCAGTTTTTTGTTCCGAAAGATAAAAAATTCTTCCCGCTTTTTGAAGAAGCAACCGCTAATTTAGTGAAACTTGCTGAAACATTACATGAGGCCGTAAATGCGCCACTTGCCGAAAGAGAAATTCTGTATAAGCTTATCGAAGAGCTGGAGCAGAAAGGAGAGGACATCACCCACAAGACCAATCTTGAATTAAGTGTCAATTTTATTACACCTTTTGACCGTGAGGATATTCACTCATTGGCGAGTTCAATTGATGGTGTGGCAAATTATATCTATGGTGCTGCCAGCAGAATGCGTTTGTACCAGGTAGATAAAATCACCAAATCAATCCGTAAGCTGACAGAGATTAACCTTGAAGCCTGCCAGCTGATTCAGGTAGCTATTGTAGACCTGAAAAGCATGAATAAAATAAAAAGCATCACTGCAGCTTGTGCAAGGATTAATAAATTAGAAAATAAGTCAGACAATGTTTATGACAGGGCAGTAGCTGATTTATTCGAAAATGAAACCGATGCTAAGAATATTATGAAATATAAAGAAGTGTTATCGGCTCTGGAAAGCGGTATGGACAAATGTAAAAGTGTGGCCAATGTCCTGGAATCGATTTCTGTAAAACATTCTTAA
- a CDS encoding sensor histidine kinase — protein sequence MRLNYRYTIAYSLITFFVLLIGLAIVYTAVKRSSAQATIGELKHLNRVVANQLSSSEDYSSHPSRKNVTIEKLTGIPNTTEKVDYNIVWNAELQNKVMNVSLATVHQVGTDYYRITSHTFMIITEDIYLNGIFMVFAWTFIFLISMVIISSEVISGYILAPFNATLYSIQKFALHQQTNIKFQKTSTLEFQELNRFLLKMTENAKKDYWALKEFSENASHELQTPIAVIKAKIELLIQSKLDESQLTQLMSMLDELEKLSKINQSLTLLTKLENFQANTNSVTNISSIVSETLLSFADLIEMKQITVKSHLIDLVYIPMEESLSRILLNNLLSNAIRHNWISGSIELMVSPSGLMIRNTGNQPLVPTEELFGRFKKDNQSLNSIGIGLAIVKKICEIFGHTITYHFIAGYHTIEIAFVQPEK from the coding sequence ATGCGGCTCAATTACCGGTATACGATTGCTTATTCCTTAATCACTTTTTTTGTATTGCTGATTGGTCTTGCGATTGTTTACACTGCCGTAAAAAGAAGTAGCGCACAGGCAACAATAGGGGAACTAAAGCACCTTAACCGTGTTGTGGCCAACCAACTCAGCAGTTCCGAAGACTATAGCAGCCATCCTTCACGTAAAAATGTTACAATTGAAAAACTAACCGGGATTCCCAATACTACCGAAAAAGTAGATTATAACATAGTTTGGAATGCGGAACTTCAAAATAAGGTAATGAATGTAAGCCTGGCGACAGTACATCAGGTAGGCACTGATTATTATCGGATTACGAGCCATACTTTTATGATCATTACCGAAGACATTTACCTCAATGGGATATTTATGGTATTTGCCTGGACGTTTATCTTCCTGATTTCGATGGTTATTATTTCCAGTGAAGTGATCTCCGGATATATCCTTGCACCCTTTAATGCCACTTTATATTCGATACAAAAATTTGCCCTGCACCAGCAAACCAATATCAAATTCCAGAAGACAAGTACCTTAGAATTCCAGGAACTGAATCGATTTTTACTAAAGATGACAGAGAATGCTAAAAAAGATTATTGGGCGCTAAAAGAATTTTCTGAAAATGCATCCCATGAATTGCAGACTCCAATTGCGGTTATCAAGGCCAAAATTGAGTTACTCATACAGTCAAAGCTCGATGAATCCCAACTGACCCAACTCATGTCGATGCTGGATGAACTCGAAAAGCTTTCTAAGATCAATCAATCACTAACTTTATTAACCAAGCTGGAAAATTTTCAGGCGAATACTAATAGTGTTACCAATATCAGTAGTATTGTATCAGAAACACTACTTTCTTTTGCAGACCTGATCGAGATGAAGCAGATTACAGTAAAGAGTCATTTGATCGATTTGGTTTATATTCCGATGGAAGAGTCATTGAGCCGTATTCTACTCAATAATCTGCTTAGCAATGCCATACGGCACAACTGGATTTCAGGGTCGATTGAGCTTATGGTAAGTCCTTCCGGACTTATGATCCGTAATACCGGGAATCAGCCTTTGGTACCGACCGAAGAATTATTTGGGCGTTTTAAAAAAGATAATCAATCACTGAATTCTATTGGGATTGGACTGGCTATTGTTAAAAAGATCTGTGAGATTTTTGGACATACCATCACCTACCACTTTATTGCCGGTTACCATACTATCGAAATTGCTTTTGTACAGCCTGAAAAGTAG
- a CDS encoding acyl-CoA carboxylase subunit beta, whose protein sequence is MDINFNKNEDHNKLLLSDLKQRFATVKLGGGEKRIAKLHGEGKMTARERIDYLLDPKAKSIEIGTFAGDGMYVEHGGCPSGGVVVKIGYIKGKQCIVVANDATVKAGAWFPITGKKNLRAQEIAMENRLPIIYLVDSAGVYLPLQDEIFPDKEHFGRIFRNNAIMSSRGITQIAAVMGSCVAGGAYLPIMSDEALIVDKTGSIFLAGSYLVKAAIGESIDNETLGGATTHCEISGVTDYKAKDDKDALDKIKNIIDKIGDFDKAGYNRIKAEKPALDEKDIYGILPKSRSEQYDMMEIINRLVDNSEFEPYKDGYGQTIITGYARIDGWAVGIVANQRKVVKSKKGEMQFGGVIYSDSADKATRFIANCNQKKIPLVFLQDVTGFMVGSKSEHGGIIKDGAKMVNAVSNSVVPKFTVVVGNSYGAGNYAMCGKAYDPRLIFAWPSAELAVMGGTQAAKVLMQIEASSLKSKGEIVDEVKEKELFDKIKAKYDAQVSPYYAASRLWTDGIIDPLDTRTWISLGIEAANHAPIEKPFNLGVIQV, encoded by the coding sequence ATGGACATTAACTTCAACAAAAACGAAGACCACAACAAACTATTACTATCCGATTTAAAACAGCGTTTTGCTACAGTAAAACTTGGCGGCGGTGAAAAAAGAATTGCAAAACTGCACGGAGAGGGCAAAATGACTGCCCGGGAAAGAATTGATTATTTATTGGACCCTAAAGCAAAAAGTATCGAAATTGGTACGTTTGCCGGAGACGGGATGTATGTGGAACATGGCGGTTGCCCTTCTGGAGGTGTAGTCGTTAAAATTGGCTATATCAAAGGAAAACAATGCATTGTGGTAGCCAATGATGCTACTGTAAAAGCCGGTGCCTGGTTCCCTATCACGGGAAAGAAAAACCTCAGGGCTCAGGAAATTGCTATGGAAAACCGCCTGCCGATCATTTACCTGGTGGATAGTGCCGGTGTATACCTGCCACTACAGGATGAGATTTTTCCGGATAAAGAGCATTTTGGCCGTATTTTCCGCAACAATGCCATTATGAGCAGCCGTGGGATTACCCAGATCGCTGCTGTCATGGGCAGTTGTGTTGCTGGTGGCGCCTACCTTCCTATAATGAGCGATGAAGCGCTTATCGTAGATAAAACAGGAAGTATATTTTTAGCGGGAAGCTACCTGGTAAAAGCGGCAATCGGCGAAAGTATTGATAATGAAACCCTGGGTGGCGCTACGACGCACTGTGAAATTTCGGGTGTGACGGACTATAAAGCCAAAGATGATAAAGACGCCCTGGATAAAATTAAAAATATAATTGATAAAATCGGGGACTTTGACAAAGCGGGTTACAACCGTATTAAAGCAGAGAAACCGGCACTGGACGAAAAAGATATTTACGGCATACTTCCAAAATCCCGTTCGGAGCAATATGATATGATGGAAATCATCAACCGACTGGTAGACAACTCAGAATTTGAACCTTATAAAGACGGTTACGGACAGACGATCATTACAGGATATGCCCGTATTGATGGCTGGGCTGTGGGAATTGTAGCCAATCAGCGAAAAGTTGTAAAATCCAAAAAAGGAGAAATGCAGTTTGGTGGTGTAATCTATTCCGATTCTGCCGATAAAGCCACGCGTTTTATTGCCAACTGCAACCAAAAGAAAATTCCGTTGGTTTTCCTTCAGGATGTTACCGGATTTATGGTCGGCTCCAAATCGGAACACGGCGGTATTATTAAAGATGGAGCTAAAATGGTGAATGCAGTCAGTAATTCTGTAGTCCCTAAGTTTACTGTAGTCGTAGGGAATTCTTATGGCGCCGGAAACTATGCTATGTGTGGTAAGGCCTATGACCCGAGGTTAATTTTTGCATGGCCAAGTGCGGAACTGGCCGTAATGGGTGGTACCCAGGCGGCAAAAGTATTGATGCAAATTGAAGCTTCTTCCCTGAAATCGAAAGGGGAGATTGTAGATGAAGTAAAAGAAAAAGAATTGTTCGATAAAATTAAAGCGAAATATGATGCTCAGGTATCTCCGTATTATGCTGCTTCCCGCCTTTGGACTGATGGAATCATCGATCCGTTAGACACGCGTACATGGATTTCCTTAGGAATTGAGGCTGCCAATCACGCACCGATTGAAAAACCTTTTAATCTGGGCGTAATACAGGTATAA
- a CDS encoding inorganic phosphate transporter — protein MTLLIIIIVLALIFDYINGFHDAANSIATVVATKVLTPFQAVLWAAFFNFLAYWVFGFGVADTVAKTAHTMEIDLVVILAGVIAAILWNLLTWWLGIPSSSSHTLIGGFAGAAIAHAGFGAVVWYNAGKPGEMPTGVLIIAAFIFLAPLIGTLVSYLISLWLMHSSKKTIGPKIFTVLLMVVTIWFVVTKIEYYDEIKHPRFASQFLSVITEPHNIKWLLVAFIILSISFFCLIFSSLNQNQSTSWLRKMQLLSSASFSLGHGGNDSQKVMGIIAAAVVVYIHTSGSSLAAMPEWLQVSLPSIGANGEEFTGHMPGWIPLACYTAIAAGTLSGGWKIVKTMGSKITKVTPFEGVAAETAGALTLYFTEHLKIPVSTTHTITGSIIGCGLTKRISAVRWGVTVKLIWAWILTIPVSALLAALIYYFLSIFLE, from the coding sequence ATGACTCTACTTATTATAATAATAGTTCTTGCATTAATTTTTGATTATATCAACGGTTTTCATGATGCTGCGAATTCTATTGCAACTGTAGTAGCCACTAAGGTTTTAACGCCTTTTCAGGCGGTACTTTGGGCGGCGTTCTTTAACTTTTTGGCCTATTGGGTTTTTGGTTTTGGTGTTGCCGATACGGTGGCCAAAACAGCCCACACGATGGAGATTGACCTTGTCGTTATTTTAGCGGGGGTTATTGCAGCTATTTTATGGAACTTGCTGACCTGGTGGTTGGGAATACCTTCCAGTTCCTCCCATACTTTAATTGGAGGTTTTGCCGGAGCTGCCATCGCACATGCCGGATTTGGAGCTGTCGTATGGTACAATGCCGGAAAACCAGGCGAAATGCCAACAGGTGTACTTATCATTGCAGCCTTTATATTTCTGGCACCATTAATAGGAACACTGGTTTCGTACCTGATTTCCCTTTGGTTAATGCATTCTTCTAAAAAGACGATAGGCCCTAAAATCTTTACCGTTCTATTAATGGTAGTGACAATATGGTTTGTAGTAACCAAAATAGAATATTATGATGAAATCAAACACCCGCGTTTTGCCTCGCAATTCCTGAGTGTTATTACCGAACCCCATAATATTAAGTGGTTGCTGGTTGCTTTTATTATACTATCCATTAGTTTTTTCTGCCTAATATTCAGCAGCCTGAATCAAAACCAGTCTACTTCATGGTTGCGTAAGATGCAATTGTTGTCTTCAGCATCATTCAGTTTGGGACATGGTGGTAATGATTCACAAAAAGTTATGGGTATTATTGCAGCAGCAGTAGTCGTATACATCCATACCAGTGGTTCTTCATTGGCAGCAATGCCGGAATGGTTACAGGTAAGCCTGCCATCGATAGGAGCCAATGGAGAAGAATTTACCGGACACATGCCCGGATGGATTCCATTAGCCTGTTATACTGCGATTGCCGCCGGTACCTTAAGTGGTGGTTGGAAAATCGTAAAAACAATGGGATCTAAAATTACAAAAGTAACGCCATTTGAAGGTGTAGCTGCAGAAACTGCAGGAGCACTGACGCTTTACTTTACAGAACATTTGAAAATTCCGGTAAGTACAACACATACCATTACAGGTTCTATCATCGGTTGTGGACTTACAAAACGTATTTCTGCTGTTCGTTGGGGCGTAACTGTAAAATTAATATGGGCATGGATTTTAACCATCCCGGTCTCAGCATTATTAGCTGCTCTGATCTATTACTTCTTAAGTATATTCCTGGAGTAA
- a CDS encoding porin: MKKIVFKTCFTVFLGGVSGVLNAQEIKDTIPILQVPAAKVKTPPLGDLKIKFNEDGSKYLKFGFWNQTWLRVIENNPGTAVNGTPQTTTYDAGIRRMRITATAQLSPRYLIFIQMGINNQSFISGGGTGTGGNGAGKKAVFFFHDAYNEFAILPAINEETKKKNAFNLYMGAGLHSWNGVSRLTNASSNRMLTADLPVFNFNTIEVSDQFARQMGIFAHGEWNRLAYRVNVNKPFATNLVPLVNGSALDNNKSGKLSFAGYFDYQFFDTENRSSPFLAGTYLGEKRILNVGSGFYSTKDGTLTQPQEGVFENHDITIFGADVFTELPIGAKDKEMSLSIYSVLYNYNFGPNYIRTTGLMNPGTADPDFTGMVAKEGFGNAKYLLGTGKIWYTQAGFLLPKFSDKIRIQPYVTYTLKDLKALSETGHFYDLGTNLLLDGHNAKISLQYSSRPLYDAATNTVFKRAGEVIAAVQIYL; the protein is encoded by the coding sequence ATGAAAAAAATAGTGTTTAAAACCTGCTTTACTGTATTTTTAGGTGGAGTAAGCGGTGTTTTAAATGCACAGGAAATCAAAGATACGATTCCCATATTACAGGTGCCGGCTGCTAAGGTCAAGACACCACCTTTGGGTGACCTGAAAATAAAATTCAATGAGGATGGAAGTAAATACCTAAAATTTGGTTTTTGGAATCAAACCTGGCTTCGGGTGATTGAGAATAATCCTGGAACGGCTGTCAATGGTACACCACAAACGACCACCTATGATGCGGGTATCCGTAGGATGCGAATAACGGCTACCGCACAACTTTCCCCACGTTACCTGATTTTTATACAGATGGGAATCAATAACCAGTCTTTTATTTCCGGTGGTGGTACAGGAACAGGTGGTAATGGAGCAGGAAAGAAAGCAGTATTCTTTTTTCACGATGCTTATAATGAATTTGCTATTTTACCTGCAATAAATGAGGAAACCAAAAAGAAAAATGCATTCAATCTGTATATGGGAGCGGGATTGCACAGCTGGAACGGTGTCAGCCGACTGACCAATGCGAGTTCCAACCGGATGCTGACGGCTGATTTACCAGTATTTAATTTCAACACCATAGAAGTTTCAGATCAGTTTGCCCGGCAAATGGGGATTTTTGCCCATGGTGAATGGAACCGTCTGGCCTATCGGGTGAATGTAAATAAGCCTTTTGCAACCAATTTAGTGCCGTTGGTCAATGGTTCTGCTTTAGACAATAATAAAAGCGGGAAACTTTCCTTTGCCGGCTATTTTGATTACCAGTTTTTTGATACCGAAAATCGAAGCAGCCCATTCCTTGCCGGAACCTATTTGGGTGAAAAACGGATACTGAATGTGGGTTCCGGATTTTATTCTACTAAAGATGGTACCCTAACACAACCACAGGAAGGCGTTTTTGAAAACCATGATATTACTATCTTTGGAGCAGATGTTTTTACTGAACTTCCGATAGGTGCGAAAGACAAAGAAATGTCTCTGTCCATTTATAGTGTGCTGTATAATTATAATTTTGGACCCAATTACATCCGCACGACCGGACTGATGAATCCCGGTACTGCCGATCCTGATTTTACAGGTATGGTGGCCAAAGAAGGATTTGGAAATGCAAAGTACTTATTGGGCACCGGAAAAATATGGTACACACAGGCAGGTTTCCTATTGCCAAAGTTTAGTGATAAAATCCGGATCCAGCCCTATGTGACCTATACGTTGAAAGACCTGAAAGCACTTTCAGAAACAGGCCATTTTTATGATTTGGGAACCAACCTTTTATTGGATGGGCATAATGCAAAAATATCACTTCAGTATTCGAGCCGTCCTTTATATGATGCGGCTACCAATACTGTTTTTAAAAGGGCAGGGGAAGTTATCGCCGCTGTCCAGATTTATCTTTAA
- a CDS encoding MFS transporter, whose protein sequence is MSQLSSIARPEEMSMARRVKAIMSGSIGNLVEWYDWYAYSAFSIYFAPVFFPESSATAQLLNTAGIFAVGFLMRPIGGWLFGSLADRAGRKFSMTLSVLLMSFGSLLIALTPSYEAIGVLAPILLLVARLLQGLSVGGEYGTSATYLSEMATAKHRGFFSSFQYVTLIGGQLIALGIQLAMQKLFLTDAEMHDWGWRVPFFIGAALSLVALYLRSHMDETAAFKKTEENENVVEEKKKSGSLRELMRHPKALAIVVGLTLGGTIAFYTYSTYMQKFLVNTVHLTKDESTLITFLSLLIFALLQPAFGLLSDKIGRKPLLLAFGVLGTIATYPLLTAVSNSSGKWEAFGYIMIALVIVSGYTSINAVVKAELFPTEIRALGVGFPYSVTVALFGGTAEYIALWFKDAGHETYFYWYVTGCIFISLLVYSYMKDTRKTSTFGDTNH, encoded by the coding sequence ATGTCACAATTATCAAGTATAGCCCGGCCAGAAGAAATGAGCATGGCACGACGTGTGAAAGCAATTATGAGCGGTTCTATAGGGAACCTTGTTGAATGGTATGATTGGTACGCTTATTCCGCCTTTTCCATCTATTTTGCGCCCGTCTTTTTCCCTGAAAGTAGTGCTACGGCACAATTACTGAATACAGCCGGAATCTTTGCAGTAGGATTTCTAATGCGCCCCATCGGTGGTTGGCTCTTTGGGAGTTTAGCCGATCGTGCTGGCCGTAAATTCTCAATGACACTTTCCGTATTATTAATGTCTTTTGGATCGCTCCTGATTGCATTAACTCCTTCGTATGAAGCTATTGGCGTACTCGCACCAATCTTATTATTGGTAGCGCGCTTGTTACAGGGATTGAGCGTTGGTGGGGAATACGGAACTTCAGCAACCTATCTCAGTGAAATGGCTACGGCCAAACACCGTGGTTTTTTCTCCAGTTTCCAGTATGTGACCTTAATTGGTGGACAGCTCATTGCTTTAGGGATCCAGCTTGCTATGCAGAAGCTATTTCTTACCGATGCCGAAATGCATGATTGGGGTTGGAGGGTACCGTTTTTTATTGGAGCAGCCTTATCATTGGTCGCTTTATACCTGAGAAGCCACATGGACGAAACTGCTGCATTCAAGAAAACAGAAGAAAATGAAAATGTAGTAGAAGAAAAAAAGAAAAGTGGTTCTTTACGGGAATTAATGCGCCATCCAAAAGCTTTGGCTATTGTTGTAGGGCTTACTTTAGGCGGGACGATCGCTTTTTATACCTACAGTACGTATATGCAAAAATTCTTAGTCAATACCGTACACCTGACTAAAGATGAATCGACTCTTATTACATTTTTATCCTTACTGATTTTTGCTTTGCTGCAACCTGCATTTGGCTTATTATCGGATAAAATTGGAAGGAAACCTTTGCTGCTGGCTTTTGGGGTTTTGGGAACCATTGCAACCTATCCGTTACTGACAGCGGTCAGCAATTCGTCAGGGAAGTGGGAAGCCTTTGGTTATATCATGATTGCATTGGTTATTGTGAGTGGTTATACCTCCATTAATGCAGTCGTAAAAGCAGAATTGTTTCCTACAGAAATCCGGGCATTGGGAGTTGGTTTTCCCTATTCCGTTACCGTAGCACTTTTTGGAGGTACAGCAGAATATATTGCCTTGTGGTTTAAAGATGCAGGCCACGAAACCTATTTCTATTGGTATGTAACGGGATGTATCTTTATCTCACTGTTAGTCTACAGCTATATGAAAGATACCCGCAAAACGTCTACTTTTGGAGATACGAATCACTAA